A segment of the Halosolutus amylolyticus genome:
ACCTCCGGGACGTCGAGGAGACGCTCGTCGTTCGACTGACCGAAGCCGAATACTCGCCCTGAGCGGGGCGGAGAGCCGGATCGATCGGATCGGACTACGTCGCGGAGTCGCCGTCGGATCCGTTCTCGCTGTCCGATCCGTCGTCGCCGTCGCTACCGGACTCCGATACCGAGCGGGATTCCGAGGCCGTCCCTTCGTCGCTGTCGAATCCCATTCCGAACCCGTGTTCGGTCCCGTCCTGATCGACGATCGTGGCGGAGAGTTCGGACAGCTCGTCGCCGGTCGGGGTCGCCCGGACGAGCTGTCCGACCGCCGTCAGCTGCTGTGCACAGGCCTCGTCCGGGCCGGATTCGTCGCTCACCCTCGCGGTGACGTCGATCGACTCCTCGCCGACGGTGACCTCGTCGATGACCAGTTCGTGGCAGAGATCGGGCGCGCTGGCCTCCAGCGACACCAGCACCGACTCTTCGAACGACGTCTCGTCGACGAAGTCGGAGACCGCCTCGTCGTCGCTCGGGGTCCGGTCGGCGAGCCACTCCTCGACGTCGTCCCGGTCGAAGTGGATCTCGACGTCCGGCTCGTCCGGCATCTCGGGGTACGTCAGCGACTGCGTCTCGTACCGTTCTGATTCGGCGTCGCTGTCGCCGTTCTCGCCGTCCTCGCCGTCGCCGTCCTTCTCTTCGTCGGTCTCGTTCTCACCAGTGTCCGGATCGTCAGTGTCGTCGGTGTCGTCGCCGGAATCGGACGCTGGGCCCTCGTCCGCGATACAGCCCGCGGTGAGCGCGAACAGGGCGGTCGTCGCACCGAGTACCGATCGGCGTGAGCGGCCGGATCGATCGGAGGGTCGTGTCATCGTATCCTGACGTACACAGTACTTGGTAAAAGGGATTGCTCAAGGTAAAAGAACGATTTCGGGTGCCGAACGCGATCGAGCCACCGCCCGGTGGGCGGGGACGCGACGATCGGACGGGAGCACGCCCGTGTTCGACGAGCAGTCGAGTGCGGACACACTCACTCGACGTCGAAGAGGCCGGTCGAGAGGTAGCGCTCGCCGCTATCCCAGAAGACGGTGACGACCAGCGGGCAGTCCTCGGTCGACTGGCCGCCGTCCGGTTCGGGCGTCGCCCGGTTCTCGAACACGTCCGGCACGTCCGGGCAGTCCTGCGTCGGATCCGCGATCTCGTCGGCGACGCGCTGGGAGACGAGACTCGTCGCGCCGCTGGACTGGCCGACGAGGACCCCCTCTTTTCGAGCGAGACGGCGACACTCGTCCTCCGCGTCCTCGAGCCGTACCGTCTCGACGCGATCGATCAGGTCCCGATCGAGGTTCTCGCTGACGAAGCCGGGCCCCATCCCCTGGAAGTCGTCGTTCCCGGACTCGCCCGTCGAAAGGACGGCGTTTCGTTCCGGTTCGACGGCGACGATGTCCATCTCGGGGAACTCCTCGCGGAGCCGTTTCCCGGTCCCGGAGATCGTCCCGCCGGTGCCGACGCCGGCCACGAAGGCGTCTATCTCTCGATCGCCGACCTGTTCGACGATCTCCTCGCCGGTCGTGCGGTAGTGGGCCCTCGGGTTGGCGGGGTTCTCGAACTGGCCGAGCTGGACCGCCCCCTCGGCTTCGAGTTCGTCGGCCCGGGCACGGGCGTCGTCCATCTCGCCCTCGACGAGTTCGAGTTCGGCGCCGTAGGCGGCCATGACCCGTCGGCGCTCCTCGGACTTCGAGGCCGGCATGACGATCGTGAGGTCGTATCCGCGGGCGGCGGCGACCAGCGCGAGCCCGATGCCGGTGTTCCCGCTCGTCGGTTCGACCAGCCAGTCGCCCGGCTCGATCAGCCCCTCCCGCTCGGCCGCCCGGACCATCTCGAGGGCGGGCCGGTCCTTCGCCGAGCCACCGGGGTTGAAGGACTCGACCTTGGCGGCGACGGTCACCCCCTCCGGCGAATCGACCTGGACGAGCGGCGAGCCGATCGTCTCCAGGATGCTTCCCTTCATTGGCCCGCCGTAGGGTATCGAGACGTAAACCCGTAGTGGACCGAGGCAGGTCGTGCCGGTGTGTTGGCTCGCGGCGGCGTCAGGGGCCGGCGATCACTGCGTCGGAACCGCCGGCGTCACCCGCTCCGCGGCGTCGATCCGCTCCTCGGCGTACTCCTCGGCGGCCGCGAGCACCGTCGTGTCCCGGTCCTCGGCCCGCTCGATCATCTCCCGGAGCCGATCGCCGATCGCTTCGGCCTCCTCGTAGGCCTCCTCGCGGCCCCCGCCGAGGTGTTCCTTGGCGACGGTGATGAGCCCGCCGGCGTTGATCACGTAGTCGGGGGCGTATCGAATCCCCCGCTCGCGAAGCGCCTCGGCGTGGCGGCGCTCGGCGAGGACGTTGTTCGCCCCGCCGGCGACGACGTCGCACTCGAGGCGGGGAATCGTTTCGTCGTTGACGACGCCGCCGATCGCACAGGGCGCGAAGACGTCGCAGGGCTGATCGTAGACGGCGTCCGGGTCGACGACGTCGACGTCGTGATCCGCCGCGAACGACTCGACAGCGGCCTCGTCGACGTCGGAGACGGTCACCGAGGCGTCCCGCGCGAGCAGTTCCTCGGCCAGCGATCGGCCGACCTTCCCCAGCCCCTGGACGACGACGTCGAGTCCCGCGACGGAGTCCGATCCGTAGACGGACTCGACGCAGGCGCGAATCCCGTGGAAGACGCCGTGGGCCGTGATCGGCGACGGATCGCCGAGGCCCTCGCTCGTCCCGACGACGTGGTCGGTCTCGCGCGCGACGACGTCCATGTCCTCGACGCCGGTGTTGACGTCGACGGACGTGATGTAGCGCCCGCCCAGGCAGTCGACGGCCCGTCCGTACGCCTCGAACAGCGCCTCGGACTCGAGTTCCGCCGGATCGCCGAGGATGACGGCCTTGCCGCCGCCGAGCGGGAGGTCCGCGGCCGCCGCCTTGTACGTCATCGCCCGCGAGAGCCGGAGGACGTCCGTCAGCGCGTCCGCTTCCGTCTCGTAGTCCAGCATTCGCGTGCCGCCGAGGCTCGGTCCCAGCGTCGTGTCGTGAATCGCGACGATCGCCTGCAGGCCGGTTTCGGGGTCCGTGAAGTACGATACCTGTTCGTGGTCGCCGTCCTCCATCGAGGGGAATACCATACCATATAGTCCTTTTGTTTAGCGTAAAAATTGTACCGCTCCATCCTGCCCCCGGAGGACCCGCCTCCTCGCTCCGGAACGATTTTTGGTTCCGCCGACTGACCTGTCGCCATGGACGGGATCGTCTTCTTCCGGACGGAGCGCCACGACGACGTGGTCGGGTTCTACCGCGACCTCGGCGCGACCGTCTGGCGCGAGCAGCCGGACTGTACCATCCTCGAAGCGGGGACCTTCCGGTTCGGGTTCTGCGATCGAGAGATCGCCGACACCGAGGGAATCGTCACGTTCGTCTTCGACGATCGGGCCGGCGTCGACGACGCGTACGGCCGACTGGCCGATCGGGCGGACGACGAGCCGCGGTTCAACGAGACGTACGACATCTACCAGTTTTTCGCAACGGATCCCGAGGGCCGGACCGTCGAGTTTCAGACGTTCGAGTGACCGCTGACCACGGTCGTTAAGCCTCCGGCCGCGTAACCCGCGGGTATGAGTCTCGAAACCATGCGGCCGAATCCGACGTGGGACGCCGCCTCGTACGAAGACACCGTCGACACGCTCGCTGCCCACCGCGACGAACTGACCTACAAAGTCTGGGGCGGCGACTGGTGCAAGGACTGTCGCGCACTCCTGCCCGACTTCGCGGCCGCTCTCGAGGCGGCCGAGATTCCCGACGATCGAATCGAGGAAATCGCCGTCGACCAGGACAAGCAGGGACCGGGCGTCGACGAGTACGGGATCGAGTACATCCCGACGATCGTGGTCGAGACCGACGAGGGAGAGGAAGTCATCCGCTTCGTCGAGGAAGAGACGGTCCCGCCCGCCGTCTGGCTGGCCCAGGAACTCGAGGCGGAACTCGAAGCCGAAACGGCCTGAAAACCCCCCGGACGGACTCGCTCAGAACGGAACGTCTTCTTCCGGTTCCGATCCGTCGTCTGACCCACTCGCCCGCTCGCTCACCCACTCGATCGCGTCGTCGACGTCGGTGGTCGGCGGCGAACACGTCCGATCGCGGCAGACGTACAGCGTCGGCTCCCCGTCGCGCGCCTCGCGACCGGCCCAGATCGCCGGCGCGTCCGAGAGGCCGAGTCGATCGAGCCACGATTCGAGGCCGTCGTCGGTCGGCGGCCGCGGGGCGAACAGCCGATCCGGCAGGTACCGCTCGGCGAAGCGATCGTTCCACTCGTCCGGCACCTCGTCGGCGGCGATCGTGATCTCCAGCGCCCCCGACTCGAGCCGATCGGCGGCGAGACAGAGTGTGGCGTGCTGGAGCGGATCGGATTCCAGTCGGCCGGCGTGGGTCTCGAGCACGCCCGACGCGATCGATTCGAAGTCCTCCTCGGCGAACGAATCTAGCGCGAGCAGCGTCTCGACGGCCACGCCCGCGGCCGAGGGCGTCGACTGGTCGCCCAGTTCCTGGGGCCGGGTGACCAGCGACTCGCCGCTTTCCGGCGTGAAGTACAGCGTCCCGCGATCGGCGTCCCAGAACTCGTCCTCGATCACCCGCGCGAGGTCGAGCGCGAACGCGAGGTGGTCGACCTCGCCGGTGACCTCGTAACAGTGCAACGCGCCGCGCGCGATGAACGCGTAGTCCTCGAGGTAGCCGTCGATCGCGACGTCGTCGTCCTTGAAGCGGCGCGAGAGCCGCATCTCCTCGTCGTCCCAGAGCTGATCGCGGACGAATTCGAGGGCGTCGACGGCCATGGTGGCGTAGTCGTCCTCGCGGAGTACGAACGCGGCCTCCGCGCAGGTCGAGATCATGAGGCCGTTCCAGCCCGCGAGCACCTTCTCGTCGCGGTTCGGCCGGGGACGGTCCTCTCGCGCCTCGAAGACGGCCTCCCGCGCGGATTCGAGTCGTTCCGCGACCTCGCTCTCGTCGAGGTCGTGCTCGGACGCGACGGCGTCGATCGACGCCGCGACGTTCGGCTGGTTCTGCCCCTCGAAATTGCCCGATTCCGAGATGTCGTAGCGCGCACAGAACAGGTCGGCGTCGGTTTCGTCGTCGAGGATCTCGCGGATCTCGTCGGGCCTCCAGACGTAGAAGGCACCCTCCTCGCGCTCGCCCGCTTCGGTGGGGCTCTGGGCGTCGAGCGTGCTGAAGAAGCCGCCCTCCTCGTGCGTGAGTTCCCGATCGACGAATTCGAGCGTCTCGCGGGTGACCTCGGCGTAGCGCTCCTCGTCAGTTAGCTGGTAGCCGGCGAGCATCGCCCGCGGGATCTCCGCGTTGTCGTACAGCATCTTCTCGAAGTGTGGTACCGTCCAGTCCCGATCGACGCAGTAGCGGTGGAACCCGCCGCCGACGTGGTCGTAGAGACCCCCGTCGGCCATCGCGTCCAGCGTCTCCTCCAGCACCGCGCGGTACTCGTCGCGACCGGTCCGATCGTACGCCCGGGCGAGCACCCGAAGCCGCGCGGGCTGGGGGAACTTGGGGCCGCCGGAGCCGAATCCACCGTACTCCCGATCGGCGCTCCGGAGGGCCGCGTCGGCGGCCGTCTCCAGGACCTCGCTCGAGGGCGGCTCCGCTGCCCCGACCGACTCGGGGGTCTCCTCGAGTCGATCGCGCGCGGCCTCGGTCCACTGGTCGGCCCGGTTCTCCATCTCCGCGCGATCGTCCGGGTCGCTCCAGGAGTCGCTGATCCGATCGACGAGGTCGAGAAAGCCCGGCTGGCCGCGCTTCGCTTCCTTCGGGAAGTAGGTCCCGACGTAGAACGGCTTCCCTTCGGGGGTGAGCCACGCCGAGAGGGGCCAGCCGCCGCCACCGGAGACGAGCTGACAGACCGTCATGTAGATCGAGTCGACGTCCGGGCGCTCCTCCCGATCGACCTTGATCGGGACGAAGTTCTCGTTGAGTACCTCGGCGACGTCCTCGTCGGCAAAGCTCTCCTCCTCCATGACGTGACACCAGTGACACGCCGAGTAGCCGATCGAAAGGAAGATCGGGACGTCGTGCTCGCGAGCGGTTTCCAGGGCCTGTTCGTCCCACGGCTGCCAGTTGACGGGGTTGTCCGCGTGCTGGCGCAGGTACGGGCTCTCCTCCTCGTCGAGCCGATTGCGCTCGGTGGGCCGGGTCATACGGACCTCTACGGAGAGCGGCGGGAAAAGACCGGCGCGTGGTCCGTCAGTTGTCGTGAGCGAAGCCGTGAGCGACGCGGACGGTGCGACACGATCGCACGGATCGCGGACCGAGCGACAAAAAAGACGATGAGACGATGTCGACGGTTTCCGGCGAACGATCGGGTAACCCGATCAGGCCGCTTCTTCCTGGAGCAGGCGGCGGAGCACGAGGTGCAGGACGCCGCCGTTCTCGACGTACTCGACCGCCGCGGGCGTGCCGACCTGTGCGGTCACGTCGAACTCCGTTGTCTCGCCGTCCTCGTCCTCGGCGATCACGGTGAGTTCGGCGTTGGGCTCGAGTCCGTCGTCGAGGCCGCGGATCTCGAAGTACTCGCTCCCGTCGAGGCCGAGTTGCTCCCAGCCGTCGCCGTCCTCGAACTGGAGCGGCAGGACGCCCATGCCGATCAGGTTGTCCCGGTAGATGCGCTCGTAGCTCTCGGCGATCGTCGCGCGGATGCCGAGCAGGTCGGTGCCCTTGGCCGCCCAGTCGCGGCTGGACCCGGTCCCGAACTCCTCGCCGGCCATGACGACCAGCGGGGTGTCCTCGTCGCGGTACCGCTCGCTGGCCTCGAAGACGGTGGTCTCCTCGTCCGTCGGGTGGTGGATGGTGTAGCCGCCCTCTTTGCCGTCTAACAGCTGGTTCTCGATGCGGACGTTCGCGAAGGTGCCGCGCATCATGACCTCGTGGTTCCCGCGGCGGGAGCCGTACGTGTTGAACTCGTACGGTTCGACGCCGCGCTCTTTGAGCCACTGCCCGGCGGGCAGGTCCTCGCCGAACGGCCCGGCGGGACTGATGTGGTCGGTCGTGACGGTGTCACCGAGCGTGAGCAGACAGCGGGCGTCCGCGATGTCCTCCACGCCGGGTTCCTCGAGCGGGAAGTCCTGGAAGAACGGCGGTTCGCGGATGTAGGTGGACTCGTCGTCCCAGTCGTAGACGTCACCGGTGGGTGCGGCGAGGGCTTCCCAGCGATCGTCGCCCTCGAAGACGCTCGCATACTTCTCCTCGAACATCTCGGGGGAGACGCTGTCGTGGATGGTTTCGCGCACCTCCTCCGGGTCCGGCCAGACGTCCTCCAGGTAGACCGGTTCGCCCTCGTCGTTGGTGCCGATCGGTTCCTCCTCGAGGTCGATGTCCATCCGGCCCGCGAGGCCGTAGGCGACGACCAGCGGCGGGCTTGCGAGGTAGTTCGCGCGGATCTTGGGGTGGATGCGCGCCTCGAAGTTGCGGTTGCCCGAGAGGACGCTCGTCGTCCACAGGTCGTGTTCGTCGATGGCGGCCTCGATCGGTTCGGGGAGCGGGCCCGCGTTGCCGATACAGGTGGTACAGCCGTAGCCGACGACGTGGTAGCCCAGTTCCTCCAGGTCGTCGAGCAGGTCTGCCTGCTCTAAGTACTCCGTGACGACCTTGCTGCCGGGCGCGAGGCTGGTCTTGACGTACTCGGGAACCTCGAGACCCTGCTCGGCGGCGTTACGTGCGAGCAGTCCCGCGGCGACCATCACCGACGGGTTCGAGGTGTTGGTACAGGAGGTGATCGCGCTGACGAGGACGTCGCCGTGGCCGATCTCGACCTCGGTGCCGTCCTCCAGTTCCACGGGAACCTTCTCGTCGAGGTCGGGCGAGGTCTCCGTGACCAGTCCGCCGTCGCCGGTGGCGGCCCCGCCGTCGATGACGCCCTCTTCCTCGAGCAGCGTCGGGAAGTGCTCGTCGAGGTCGCCCATCGGAATACGGGCGTGAGGCTTCTTGTGGCCCGCGAGGCTGGGCTCGACGTCGCCGAGATCGAACTCGACGACCTCGGTGAACTCGGGATCGTGCTCGCCGAACAGGCCCTGTGCCTCGAGGTACTCGCGAACCAGTTCGATGTGGTCCTCGTCGCGGCCGGTGAGTTCGAGGTAGTCCAGCGTCTTCTCGTCGACCGGGAACATGCTGATCGTCGATCCCTGTTCGGGCGCCATGTTCGCGATCGTCGCCCGATCGGCGACCGAGAGCTGCGAGACGCCGGGGCCGTAGAACTCGACGAACTTGTCGACGACGCCGACCTGGCGGAGTTTCTCGGTGATGTGGAGCACGAGGTCGGTCGCGGTCGCGCCCTCCGGCAGTTCGCCGGTGAGTTCGACGCCGACGACCTCGGGCAGGGTCATCGTGATCGGCTGGCCGAGCAACGCGGCCTCGGCCTCGATGCCGCCGACCCCCCAGCCGACGACGCCGATGCCGCCGATCATCGGGGTGTGGCTGTCGGTGCCGACGAGCGTGTCGGGCAGGAGCCACTGCTCGCCGTCCTCCTCGCGTGCGTGGACGACGCGCCCGAGGTGTTCCAGGTTGACCTGGTGAACGATCCCGGTTCCCGGCGGGACCACGTTGAAGTCCTCGAAGGCCTGTTCGGCCCACTTGATCGCGCGGTAGCGCTCCTCGTTGCGCTCGTACTCGAGTTCGACGTTCTTCTCGTAGGCGTCCTCGCTCCCGAAGTAGTCGACCTGGACGCTGTGGTCGATCACGAGGTCGCAGGGGACCTCGGGTTCGACGCTGGTCGGATCGACGCCCTTGCGATCGGCGGCCGAGCGAAGCGCCGCGAGGTCGACGACCGCGGGGACGCCCGTCAGGTCCTGCAGGACGACCCGCGAGGGCTGGAACGGGACCTCCGCGTCGGGAACGTCGGGTTCCCACGACGCCGCGTTCCGGACGTCCGCTTCGGTCACTCGTTCGCCGTCCACGTTCCGGAGCACCGATTCGAGCAGCACTCGAATGCTCACGGGTAGTTTCTCGAGGTCACAGAGCCCCTGTTCCTCGAGAACCGTGAGATCGGCCATCTTGTACGTCTCGCCGTCGTGTTCGAACTCCCGGATGGCGTCCGAAACGTCGTCAGTTGCCATACGAGACCTTGTAAGTCACCACATTTGAATCCCCCGAGAATCTTCTGTAGACTCCTTATACACCCCGTATTTGTCGGAATGTGATGTAGTACCACGGGCGGGGTCGGGAGGATCTCCAAATCGGACGGCACGACGACCGGGAGTCGCAGTCGATCGCCCGAGACGATCGTCGAACTGCTCGGAGATCGGTTGTCGTGGCTCGGCGTTCGGTTGTGCACAAAAAACGGGAAACGGCCGAAACAGCGCGAGAACGGAGTGGTCCGTCAGTTGCCGCCGCCGTCGTCGCCGCCGTTGCCTGCGCCGCCGTCGCCGCCGTTTCCGCCGCCGTCACCGCCGTTTCCGCCGCCGTCGCCGCCGTTGCCGCCGTTGCCGTCATCGGCAGCGGCGCCGTTTTCTTCTTCTTCCTCTTCCATGTCGCCGTCTTCTTCGTCGCCGTTGCCGTTATCGTCGCCGTTGCCGGTCGCACCGGGGGTAACCTCGATCAGGTCCAGTGCGGAGTCACGGAACTGACCGTCCTCACCCATCGTCGCGCTGTCGCCCATGCTGAGCGTGCCGTTCTCTTCCAGGACGAAGCCCCACGTCGGGGCGTCCACGCCCAGGTCGTAGCTGATGATGTACGCGTCCCAGTCGTCGGGATCGTCGAACACGTCGTCTTCCGACCCGGATTCCGCGATCAGGTCCTCTTTCGTTTGCGTGTTCAGCGCCGAGACGACCGTGAAGTCCTGGCCAGGCAGGTAGTCGTCACCGTACACGAGCACCTCGTCGGCGTCTTCCTGGGCGGACGCGGTTCCCGCCGTCGCGCCGGCACCGAGTGCCAGCGCCGTCGTGGCGAGCGCTCCCTTCTTCATGAACGAGCGTCTCGAGTCGTCGAATAGTCCGCTATTGTCTTCTGTCATGTCTCTCACCTAAGTCCCCTCTTCGGGGTAGACGTTTCTTGACCCAATTTTCGCATAAGTCAGCCCCATTGTTTCACCGTCTAAGACGAACTGAAATCACAAATACGCCCCCTATGGAGCCCATACAGCCGAATATCGATACTTTACGTCGTCGCGAGATCCGAATGTCAACAATGGTTGTTTATTGATCGAAACGGGGTTCGGAACGTGCGATTCAGTCCGTTACTGTTCCTGATATGTAGGCCTCGCGCGAGTGCCGTCCCGGTCATCCCGGTTCGGTCTCGTCGATAGCCGATTGCGGCCCCTGAGTCGGTTTATCGTGTGATTTTGAGGCGATAGGGACGGAGTACGGAACCCCTCATATAGCAAAACAAATGCTTTCCTCGGACTATCACCAGGAAAGTCAACACCGAAAACCGATCACAGCCCGTGATTATCACCGGTTCTGACGAGGCCTCGGACCGAATCGCTCGAGCAGTTGCGACCGCCGGCGCGTCGGCGGCGCTCGGGCGCGACGAAGGGACACTCCTGTCGATACGGGCGACCGTCGCGCAACTGGGGCGTAAAAAAAGCTTCGCCCGGATTCAGTCCGGGATCACAACTCGACCTCGACCAGCCCCAGTCGGGACCGACGGAACGCTCCATTTTCACCCAACGTCTCGCTATCGCCGGCGCTGAGGTCAGCGTCCTCCGTAAACAGGATCCCCCACGACGGGGCTTCCACGCCCAGATCGAAATTGACGATGAACGCGTCCCAGTCGTCGGGGTCGTCGAACACGTCGTCTCCCGCCCCGGAGTCCTCGATCAGGTCCTCGAGCGTTCTCGTTTCCAACTCTGAGACGACGTCGAAGTCGACGTCGGGCCGGTAGTCCGCTTCGAGCACGATCACGTCCTCGTCGTCCTGGGCGGCGGCGGTCCCTGCCGTCGCGGCTGCGCCGAGCGCGACTCCCGTCGTTGCGAGCGCCCCCTTTTTTACCACTGAGTGTCTCGCGCCTGGTTGTCCATTGGTTTCTTTTGACATGTCTCTCACCTGCATCCCCTATTCGGGGTAGACATTTCTTGACCTAATTTCGCATAAGTGAGCCCCATTGTTTCAGCAACCAAGACGACCTGTACTCGAAGAACCACCCTATTATAGTGACCACTAACAGCGTTTCCACATCGATCGCACGAGGTCTGTACGATCGAGTGTGCACTGACTTTCAGTGGCTACTACAGGGCCCGGATGGCACGTGTTCGCCGATCGACAACCCGACGATCGCTGACCGATGCCGAGGACCGCGTATCGATCGGAATACCCCTCAGATAGTGCTCTGCACCCGTTGAACGAGTTTGTCAGCGGGGGTCGTATCGGTGAGGCGTTCCGACGACGCTGGAGAGGGCGCGATTCCGGCGGAGTGCTGGCCCACGGGGATGTATTGCCCCGGCAACGACGCGGTTAGAACCTCCAGAAAGTGAAACACCTGCTTTCCTCGATCGTTCTCTCGGGAACTCGACGCGGGAAACGTATCACGTCCCGTGATCGTTCCCAGTCTCGGACGGCGGTCCTCTGCGGACCCGTTCGAGCAGTCGCGATCGTCGACACATCGGGCGTCGGTCGGGACAGCGCGAAGGGAGCAGTACTGTCGGTACGGGCAATTGTCGCGCAACTGGGACGTGAAAAGAAAAACTCCGATCGGGTTCAGTTCGGGGTCACAGTTCGACCTCGATCACGTTCAGTTGGGCGTCACGGAAATCTCCGTCGTCGCCCATCGTCTCGCTGTCGCCAGGATCGAGGTCGACGTCCTCGGTAAACAGAACGCCCCACATCGGGGCGTCCCCGTCGTTGTCGGAACTGATGACGTACGCGTC
Coding sequences within it:
- a CDS encoding PLP-dependent cysteine synthase family protein, translating into MKGSILETIGSPLVQVDSPEGVTVAAKVESFNPGGSAKDRPALEMVRAAEREGLIEPGDWLVEPTSGNTGIGLALVAAARGYDLTIVMPASKSEERRRVMAAYGAELELVEGEMDDARARADELEAEGAVQLGQFENPANPRAHYRTTGEEIVEQVGDREIDAFVAGVGTGGTISGTGKRLREEFPEMDIVAVEPERNAVLSTGESGNDDFQGMGPGFVSENLDRDLIDRVETVRLEDAEDECRRLARKEGVLVGQSSGATSLVSQRVADEIADPTQDCPDVPDVFENRATPEPDGGQSTEDCPLVVTVFWDSGERYLSTGLFDVE
- a CDS encoding Leu/Phe/Val dehydrogenase — translated: MVFPSMEDGDHEQVSYFTDPETGLQAIVAIHDTTLGPSLGGTRMLDYETEADALTDVLRLSRAMTYKAAAADLPLGGGKAVILGDPAELESEALFEAYGRAVDCLGGRYITSVDVNTGVEDMDVVARETDHVVGTSEGLGDPSPITAHGVFHGIRACVESVYGSDSVAGLDVVVQGLGKVGRSLAEELLARDASVTVSDVDEAAVESFAADHDVDVVDPDAVYDQPCDVFAPCAIGGVVNDETIPRLECDVVAGGANNVLAERRHAEALRERGIRYAPDYVINAGGLITVAKEHLGGGREEAYEEAEAIGDRLREMIERAEDRDTTVLAAAEEYAEERIDAAERVTPAVPTQ
- a CDS encoding VOC family protein, with protein sequence MDGIVFFRTERHDDVVGFYRDLGATVWREQPDCTILEAGTFRFGFCDREIADTEGIVTFVFDDRAGVDDAYGRLADRADDEPRFNETYDIYQFFATDPEGRTVEFQTFE
- a CDS encoding TlpA family protein disulfide reductase — its product is MSLETMRPNPTWDAASYEDTVDTLAAHRDELTYKVWGGDWCKDCRALLPDFAAALEAAEIPDDRIEEIAVDQDKQGPGVDEYGIEYIPTIVVETDEGEEVIRFVEEETVPPAVWLAQELEAELEAETA
- a CDS encoding thioredoxin domain-containing protein is translated as MTRPTERNRLDEEESPYLRQHADNPVNWQPWDEQALETAREHDVPIFLSIGYSACHWCHVMEEESFADEDVAEVLNENFVPIKVDREERPDVDSIYMTVCQLVSGGGGWPLSAWLTPEGKPFYVGTYFPKEAKRGQPGFLDLVDRISDSWSDPDDRAEMENRADQWTEAARDRLEETPESVGAAEPPSSEVLETAADAALRSADREYGGFGSGGPKFPQPARLRVLARAYDRTGRDEYRAVLEETLDAMADGGLYDHVGGGFHRYCVDRDWTVPHFEKMLYDNAEIPRAMLAGYQLTDEERYAEVTRETLEFVDRELTHEEGGFFSTLDAQSPTEAGEREEGAFYVWRPDEIREILDDETDADLFCARYDISESGNFEGQNQPNVAASIDAVASEHDLDESEVAERLESAREAVFEAREDRPRPNRDEKVLAGWNGLMISTCAEAAFVLREDDYATMAVDALEFVRDQLWDDEEMRLSRRFKDDDVAIDGYLEDYAFIARGALHCYEVTGEVDHLAFALDLARVIEDEFWDADRGTLYFTPESGESLVTRPQELGDQSTPSAAGVAVETLLALDSFAEEDFESIASGVLETHAGRLESDPLQHATLCLAADRLESGALEITIAADEVPDEWNDRFAERYLPDRLFAPRPPTDDGLESWLDRLGLSDAPAIWAGREARDGEPTLYVCRDRTCSPPTTDVDDAIEWVSERASGSDDGSEPEEDVPF
- the acnA gene encoding aconitate hydratase AcnA → MATDDVSDAIREFEHDGETYKMADLTVLEEQGLCDLEKLPVSIRVLLESVLRNVDGERVTEADVRNAASWEPDVPDAEVPFQPSRVVLQDLTGVPAVVDLAALRSAADRKGVDPTSVEPEVPCDLVIDHSVQVDYFGSEDAYEKNVELEYERNEERYRAIKWAEQAFEDFNVVPPGTGIVHQVNLEHLGRVVHAREEDGEQWLLPDTLVGTDSHTPMIGGIGVVGWGVGGIEAEAALLGQPITMTLPEVVGVELTGELPEGATATDLVLHITEKLRQVGVVDKFVEFYGPGVSQLSVADRATIANMAPEQGSTISMFPVDEKTLDYLELTGRDEDHIELVREYLEAQGLFGEHDPEFTEVVEFDLGDVEPSLAGHKKPHARIPMGDLDEHFPTLLEEEGVIDGGAATGDGGLVTETSPDLDEKVPVELEDGTEVEIGHGDVLVSAITSCTNTSNPSVMVAAGLLARNAAEQGLEVPEYVKTSLAPGSKVVTEYLEQADLLDDLEELGYHVVGYGCTTCIGNAGPLPEPIEAAIDEHDLWTTSVLSGNRNFEARIHPKIRANYLASPPLVVAYGLAGRMDIDLEEEPIGTNDEGEPVYLEDVWPDPEEVRETIHDSVSPEMFEEKYASVFEGDDRWEALAAPTGDVYDWDDESTYIREPPFFQDFPLEEPGVEDIADARCLLTLGDTVTTDHISPAGPFGEDLPAGQWLKERGVEPYEFNTYGSRRGNHEVMMRGTFANVRIENQLLDGKEGGYTIHHPTDEETTVFEASERYRDEDTPLVVMAGEEFGTGSSRDWAAKGTDLLGIRATIAESYERIYRDNLIGMGVLPLQFEDGDGWEQLGLDGSEYFEIRGLDDGLEPNAELTVIAEDEDGETTEFDVTAQVGTPAAVEYVENGGVLHLVLRRLLQEEAA
- a CDS encoding calcium-binding protein encodes the protein MTEDNSGLFDDSRRSFMKKGALATTALALGAGATAGTASAQEDADEVLVYGDDYLPGQDFTVVSALNTQTKEDLIAESGSEDDVFDDPDDWDAYIISYDLGVDAPTWGFVLEENGTLSMGDSATMGEDGQFRDSALDLIEVTPGATGNGDDNGNGDEEDGDMEEEEEENGAAADDGNGGNGGDGGGNGGDGGGNGGDGGAGNGGDDGGGN
- a CDS encoding calcium-binding protein; translation: MVKKGALATTGVALGAAATAGTAAAQDDEDVIVLEADYRPDVDFDVVSELETRTLEDLIEDSGAGDDVFDDPDDWDAFIVNFDLGVEAPSWGILFTEDADLSAGDSETLGENGAFRRSRLGLVEVEL